A stretch of the Helicoverpa armigera isolate CAAS_96S chromosome 5, ASM3070526v1, whole genome shotgun sequence genome encodes the following:
- the LOC135116922 gene encoding uncharacterized protein LOC135116922, producing SPPASPPSPRSPRSPPTARRPPLPDADLPSSGYPDFVLAKHSSSFKKSSERLEYELSQSNIYSACPSTRSSRSGRSGGSLGGSAGRARVTWRRSASCRNLRDYSFDEAGRAKRRRDARSLLADLDALARLDSPVSRYDEARTRAFVFGERGSAEAAALLLGRAYSSSFPGAIGEPRLDLPSFARTGSQDDLSHDSYEVIERSDDESETRRYARVAPLGRSAAHTRSCSLDSGNDLPSDDDRSLSHLSESDDHDDAAPLDLVARYRSNNDIPLDPFLVDDPRVLPREKLSVRSDGNFYKEIKRALGSRTSSQESKSDIYDSKISKSSAESSKKSRDSVYHTDSKKSRETLKSKSSDRSGSRTSSQDSKSDYYDCKKNLYEPDEISMRRRSITSIQNAYIDPFEPISPSSSPDSTKDFFDTQATFISMEKPEYREKTLFDKSHEDLIANLANSPNYYLSTPYSTFPSNSKHVKEPSPMHSASLQHVELDQYSGQFESDSSPPKKSDELSTEDEDMHPQTTHIWPEKIVGLDTEIDSTRAAKIHSYQRRRSSDTVFSFDKEKIESLTRSISKENTNSHLVKESSNESDVNVRVLPAMDSIEYAKNKARQAAIQSGTVSILQSEFDKRGGKVHTHIIRKENLKEELMAKTHFDEYNPKLILETSSSSRLADTTVPYTHPTVERTKSDPNSLANRPRFSSVNSRRHVLMHQKSIDLTPAESSDEDYIFRQIPSAPPIATKRSHFELPSRLPDHIRPPFDLPKNYFKEFDAFKAGFKDNKKVVDDGYDIPYVLHKRHVMNGTAPSPHDDQRQPPDIVMLPPQNGRHVVSAHPRCKYHDHPKSPRSPKSPKSPKSPKSPKSPKSPKSPKSPKSPKSPRNSIQVEHTSKFLEVENRDFLFTQNIDLSKVDPVTLEVDKSGQMQHLPSPKRDITKKLDPALLEQLNSKLSQIESDSATSSKTDSIRQEPLYPCDIKFTINGRNVAQPPICKDPKPLTAAEKLRADIKSKSDKIPTKRGQKARGTGKKGPGSKIKGKSNNKIRITSFSSDDESVDSDDVFGTTEAAPKLEFSPPQSRKDLEPILQLEYDKITSGAWHRGQTMSSTEIEGSPPQCRKLAELEAKYNPQVLDSVSGNATELRRISERSISIPSSEDDVAIKFTEVKQSSKESSPWEYNENIPSPILESTEFLKSDDEHLADMEIQKVTGIQAEDKSDTKEVKKETSKLDVKKSLRDELISPMLRKPGGTPILFAHARLNLSEGSVFSLQRQKATQDSPTASRRAKSLDTPVIQLHRLPPMNAFSSKDDTVEDINEEGEILEEKPLIDEKPKGTATKKDTIDKIDELEEEPLPEPEDLKSVVIDNEELQLLEDLVEQRRPRSFKRRYDLTKLKSHAARSPLSRSPLSRSPISKSPSRSPTSSLNSPRGSIRKLSDLSEDQIVPDIERIKRKEKKKLTLKPKSDEKQKLTSKLNKGGSLDTNATKIKALQTQKSLPSSLKERPDFLTVPPLDMARAKSQELEQSAKKFAKEKSKSLEKMDIKRGSSKERTKSQEESDTEIAKRKEKQQMLFEAALKQTKTLISPVKDTMPPFPPPEDKIVVKTEGDKIIIETKINSKAEDHVFIAKSPKKLDNKLTGKISRSFEDQKTTKTPSKMNKSMDDKNSQSLEDKFDDLAALQKSPKTLSKKQEIKQQIEGKVVYQKISPGAKSKSLDRKVEVHLDNKAKSKSLDRNYVTPASMLPENEKHFKQEVVKVDVHPTVVEEPEILPKEPEVKETSPSNSYKDKTEDDSSMEWMTSSQHTIIENDTQTVIMERRKMDIYNKQRQTELQESRSNQDIHSLVSSERKPEVTRLTSEEESLTEVSELKVSDESNMLGLSLPYIDADSSSDQEQKRPKVPRGMSDDSGSWMTVDYEETTLDTELPLSDASSKTRARRPLDPQGTFDESSASLMEFLKQESMSQAMSDSETERGPRIPREPPKTIDLSMSKWKNKNKIIVTPPQENSPTIENIPFIDSSTSKSNKSEGEHTGSSGSDKSPTEQKPDQRTLLTAKSRRSELLKLSAERSRSSESTSWTSIEKDVSPSSHIKGSSIDDESSVSCSIARPLGISQDIEKLNKKDRECLEELKQAMEYGEEHLLSQHTLSSDHSKSNSKSPSPIPEITRIESPRSPSKYGTRKSPTPTLEKQGQVDSQKAPTDSDSSSESIDRTVEQLSRPSAKKSGLEKIGKAVIEESESSQSAASKASDAAKELQKTVKKTKIAITISQEDQNTTIDFDDDGNVITSSFERGEIMKKRALKDHDQKSSSKSSVDTTTTTTPSKGSLSVDDSSSRRKGRLLDDQKSSSKSSMDSRGSLSVESRGSFETTESTSGSLGEAYRRGEELKPTWRPFFGASGSENSTSIEEAWIPQDHEGYENLGNKEAFEYNNQRMLDDFQTFSKNPPLSANTSKDSTDADFTDDLNDFPVNFLYPATSSSNTSDVVIGYGQTFGRTLSRISERSTASEKTSADEDSTKACSRSESINEESLNSSDHQASLSSDPPSNANVAYISDTDRRTSAEMPDIPIDQTKISEMYESKRDVEKASRAFDALDSKKSNGSPGKPGGLTPKAPSKQSSASESQESDDWPLPELPPQAASRPAYLDEIGRKESSDFDQWPSLPSSLLETPIVEKVHIYYMSNEPEQPTKVTLQSESSKDHLAGSDDDSDTLNNDDDLEKDIQESKSEKSAEASEENSPKNSKVIPYDQSGYMVEPLEKNDEYTCHKSVVPNYDKSCLSGTISKATCLMGDVGSCCSRSEHKSFNIKSNLDEKVIISQPQKSPTNHSPIYEDDHLYADDVFGGDSKSLSPDFDKGFSQLGTQKYSFGSNNSDTSIDDLLSQTNAEDTVRAVAKLSTGSAGTCKRCSHSSHSEEETSSFGTDLDGTVKIGLPQKKCTHSSHSEDTSICLSISEWSTGTNTVRQYANLSASESISAVSVPKSDKSDKASKVYSSSHGSKKSEQKLKLGSQAEMSSKSSSLDKSSDNIKYDKLCSSDTTISRKGMDSSSGTKSDSTLTLAQSISDWSASTSHTLVATARDDQAEADNTKSDDTIVRDAGNAEDRPETEIIITKVTSPTKEVEEAKEPVLRLTASYIGKTDKSSSISYSDKSDKSSSSSLSSLQKHANGVLRFDQRQGFTVQDETHERYPKAPPKSLSYEEQTHRYSKPTTRCQSEDSGFKPYFVSEQPELDIDMPSQLYSQEEKHSERYQSQEFSNIMREEGGPSGKFIRSDYKPLAKHASYDDKTLSKNQIKEYKTSQQYRSKPKSWSFHEHYLASSDLPVIAVPEIPSVHRELSEKRSAERSGKTPLSRCSPYYSSSLSSESPPIQPLKAPVKKSLLVRNISLKSPPSGNDTDSSLDVIRDPRERMKTFRRKKQVTSARKRQERIQDVLEEDSTKSQYSSESDMLGGKYLAVEESLRRMESSECSDSYVPEVESGSSEMSKGDSKNYDIQEASYSEDEGQDEYAKYKSANYEAQQFPINIAPMQFQGFGSSADEDEMGFPRFDRLGRLRHPYLDSQEPPYVSEDSPPRVSYSNKSSRQSSLKKSKSTTVYRQADDPNLGESSGQHQQMVFYDEQSDRDDSDDYAYPIDTIKRAPKMPKSGSYMFERGESVAYSDTELPHDKDEYEEYRGSPYPEQYEEVVMFQTQECYPQYEHELDESRDGNQEHYARDLDQRFSLNNVERFYSSHYVDSQASSDSPEQKFDVSTLPPPLCSDDEND from the coding sequence AGCCCCCCCGCCTCGCCCCCCTCGCCCCGCTCGCCCCGCTCCCCGCCcaccgcgcgccgcccgccgctgCCCGACGCCGACCTCCCCTCTAGCGGTTACCCGGACTTCGTGCTCGCGAAGCATTCCTCGAGCTTTAAGAAGTCGTCCGAGCGGCTCGAGTACGAGCTGTCGCAGAGCAACATCTACTCGGCGTGCCCGTCTACACGCTCGAGCCGCTCGGGGCGCTCGGGCGGGTCGCTGGGCGGCAGCGCGGGCCGGGCGCGCGTCACGTGGCGCCGCAGCGCGTCGTGCCGCAACCTGCGCGACTACAGCTTCGACGAGGCGGGCCGCGCCAAGCGGCGCCGCGACGCGCGCTCGCTGCTGGCCGACCTGGACGCGCTGGCGCGGCTGGACTCGCCCGTGTCGCGCTACGACGAGGCCCGCACGCGCGCCTTCGTGTTCGGCGAGCGCGGCTCCGCCGAGGCGGCCGCGCTGCTGCTGGGCCGCGCCTATTCCTCCTCCTTTCCAGGTGCCATCGGCGAGCCGCGCCTCGACCTGCCGTCGTTCGCGCGCACGGGCTCGCAGGACGACTTGTCGCATGATAGTTACGAGGTTATCGAGCGCTCGGACGACGAGTCGGAGACGCGGCGCTACGCGCGCGTGGCGCCGCTGGGCCGCAGCGCCGCGCACACGCGCTCCTGCTCGCTCGACTCAGGTAACGACCTCCCCTCCGACGACGACCGCTCGCTCTCGCACCTGTCCGAGAGCGACGACCACGACGACGCCGCGCCGCTCGACCTGGTCGCCCGCTACCGCAGCAACAACGACATCCCGCTCGACCCCTTCCTCGTCGACGACCCGCGCGTACTGCCCAGAGAGAAGCTCTCCGTACGCTCTGATGGTAATTTCTATAAGGAAATTAAAAGAGCACTCGGCTCACGAACTTCAAGCCAAGAGTCGAAGAGTGACATTTACGACTCCAAAATATCCAAAAGTAGTGCTGAGTCTAGCAAGAAGTCGCGGGACAGTGTGTATCATACGGACAGTAAGAAGTCCCGCGAGACACTGAAGAGCAAAAGCTCCGATAGGTCAGGATCGCGAACTTCCAGTCAGGACTCCAAATCTGATTATTACGATTGTAAAAAGAATTTGTATGAGCCTGACGAAATTAGTATGAGGCGACGTAGTATTACTAGTATTCAGAACGCTTACATAGATCCATTCGAACCGATATCTCCATCTTCTAGTCCCGATTCGACCAAAGATTTCTTTGATACCCAAGCCACATTCATTAGTATGGAAAAACCAGAGTACCGCGAGAAGACGCTGTTCGACAAGTCGCATGAAGACTTGATCGCTAATTTGGCTAACTCCcctaattattatttgtcaACGCCGTACTCAACCTTTCCAAGTAACAGCAAGCACGTTAAGGAGCCCAGTCCAATGCACTCAGCTAGCTTACAGCATGTGGAGTTGGATCAGTATTCCGGCCAATTCGAGTCTGATTCGAGCCCCCCAAAGAAATCTGATGAGTTGTCAACTGAGGATGAAGATATGCATCCACAAACAACTCATATTTGGCCTGAAAAAATAGTTGGACTCGATACTGAGATCGATAGTACTAGAGCTGCTAAAATACATAGCTATCAGCGCCGCCGTTCTTCTGATACAGTGTTCAGTTTCGATAAAGAAAAGATAGAATCACTTACTCGGTCGATTAGTAAAGAAAATACTAATTCACACCTCGTAAAAGAGTCATCGAATGAGTCTGATGTGAATGTAAGAGTCCTGCCGGCAATGGACAGCATTGAATATGCTAAAAACAAAGCTAGACAAGCTGCAATCCAGTCTGGTACTGTTTCAATTCTGCAATCAGAATTCGACAAACGTGGTGGCAAGGTTCATACTCATATCATCAGGAAAGAGAATTTGAAGGAGGAGTTAATGGCGAAGACTCACTTTGATGAATATAATCCCAAGCTGATTTTGGAGACGAGTTCTAGTAGCCGCTTGGCTGATACTACCGTTCCATATACTCATCCAACTGTTGAACGTACTAAGAGCGATCCGAACAGTTTAGCTAACAGACCACGCTTCAGCAGTGTTAATTCTCGTAGACACGTTCTAATGCATCAGAAATCTATTGACTTAACTCCAGCAGAATCCAGTGATGAAGATTATATTTTCCGTCAAATACCGAGTGCACCACCTATCGCTACTAAGCGTTCACACTTCGAACTCCCTTCGAGGCTGCCCGATCATATTCGACCACCTTTCGATTTGCCTAAGAATTACTTCAAGGAGTTCGACGCGTTCAAGGCAGGGTTCAAGGATAATAAGAAAGTTGTTGATGATGGTTACGATATTCCGTATGTATTACATAAGCGTCATGTGATGAATGGAACTGCTCCGTCTCCTCATGACGATCAGCGGCAACCGCCTGATATTGTAATGCTTCCTCCGCAAAATGGCCGTCATGTAGTCAGTGCTCATCCTAGATGCAAGTATCATGATCATCCTAAGTCGCCTCGTTCTCCTAAATCGCCGAAGTCTCCCAAATCACCGAAATCTCCGAAGTCTCCCAAGTCACCAAAGTCGCCGAAATCACCAAAATCTCCTAAATCACCACGTAACAGTATACAAGTAGAACACACTTCCAAGTTCTTGGAAGTTGAAAATCGTGACTTCTTATTCACGCAAAATATCGATCTATCTAAAGTGGATCCGGTGACTCTAGAAGTAGACAAAAGCGGTCAAATGCAACATTTACCTAGCCCTAAGAGGGATATAACGAAAAAGTTAGACCCTGCTTTGCTAGAACAGCTGAATTCGAAACTCAGTCAGATAGAAAGTGATTCCGCTACAAGTTCTAAAACCGACAGTATCAGACAAGAGCCTTTGTATCCGTGCGATATAAAGTTCACAATTAACGGCCGCAATGTAGCTCAACCGCCTATTTGCAAGGACCCAAAACCCCTCACCGCTGCGGAAAAATTACGAGCcgacataaaatcaaaatcagaTAAGATTCCGACTAAAAGGGGCCAGAAGGCAAGAGGGACTGGCAAGAAGGGGCCGGGGAGTAAAATAAAAGGGAAAAGTAATAACAAGATTCGAATTACTTCATTTTCTTCGGATGATGAGAGTGTTGACTCTGATGATGTTTTCGGTACCACTGAAGCTGCTCCAAAACTAGAATTTTCACCCCCGCAATCCCGTAAAGATTTGGAACCTATTCTACAGTTAGAATATGATAAGATAACATCTGGGGCTTGGCACAGGGGCCAAACTATGAGTTCGACAGAAATTGAAGGGTCTCCGCCACAATGTAGAAAATTGGCTGAGTTAGAAGCTAAATATAATCCTCAAGTACTTGACAGCGTGAGTGGTAACGCTACTGAATTACGAAGAATTTCTGAACGTTCCATTTCGATCCCAAGTTCTGAAGATGATGTTGCTATTAAGTTCACTGAGGTTAAACAGTCTAGTAAGGAAAGTTCGCCATGGGAGTACAACGAAAATATCCCCTCGCCGATATTGGAAAGTACCGAGTTCCTTAAATCTGATGATGAACACTTAGCTGATATGGAAATTCAGAAAGTGACAGGTATTCAGGCTGAAGATAAAAGTGACACAAAAGAAGTCAAAAAAGAGACTTCGAAACTGGACGTGAAGAAAAGTTTAAGAGATGAACTCATATCTCCTATGTTACGTAAGCCGGGTGGGACTCCAATACTCTTTGCTCATGCTAGATTGAATCTATCTGAAGGTTCAGTTTTCTCCCTTCAGCGTCAGAAAGCGACTCAAGATTCACCAACCGCTAGTCGTAGAGCTAAAAGCTTGGACACGCCTGTTATTCAATTACATAGACTGCCACCTATGAATGCGTTTTCTTCAAAAGATGACACTGTTGAAGATATCAATGAAGAAGGCGAAATACTTGAAGAAAAACCGTTGATTGACGAAAAGCCAAAAGGAACAGCTACGAAGAAAGACACAATTGATAAAATTGATGAGCTTGAGGAAGAACCACTTCCAGAACCAGAAGATCTTAAGTCAGTCGTTATTGACAACGAAGAGCTACAGTTACTGGAGGATCTGGTTGAACAGCGTCGTCCAAGATCATTCAAGCGTCGATATGATTTGACTAAATTAAAGTCTCATGCTGCTCGATCTCCGCTCAGCAGATCGCCGCTGTCTCGCTCACCCATATCGAAATCGCCATCACGGTCACCAACTTCTTCATTGAACTCTCCTCGGGGTAGTATCAGGAAATTGTCGGATTTGAGTGAAGACCAAATTGTACCGGACATTGAAAGAATTAAACGTAAGGAGAAGAAAAAGTTAACATTGAAACCAAAGTCTGATGAAAAGCAAAAGTTAACTAGCAAACTTAATAAGGGTGGTTCTTTAGATACGAACGCTACCAAGATAAAGGCATTACAAACTCAGAAATCTCTGCCTTCGTCTCTAAAAGAGCGTCCAGACTTCCTCACAGTACCGCCACTTGACATGGCAAGGGCTAAGAGCCAGGAATTGGAACAATCCGCAAAGAAATTTGCGAAAGAGAAGTCAAAGTCGTTGGAAAAGATGGATATAAAACGCGGTAGTAGCAAGGAGAGAACAAAATCACAAGAAGAAAGCGATACGGAAATTGCAAAGCGTAAAGAAAAGCAGCAGATGTTATTCGAAGCTGCGTTGAAGCAAACTAAGACATTAATTAGTCCCGTCAAAGATACCATGCCGCCGTTCCCACCACCAGAAGataaaattgttgtaaaaaCTGAAGGGGACAAAATCATTATTGAGACTAAGATAAATAGCAAAGCAGAGGACCACGTATTTATTGCTAAGTCTCCTAAGAAACTAGATAATAAACTAACTGGCAAAATCAGTAGAAGTTTTGAAGATCAAAAGACTACCAAAACACCCAGCAAGATGAATAAGAGCATGGATGATAAAAATAGTCAATCATTAGAAGACAAGTTTGATGATTTAGCTGCTTTACAAAAATCACCTAAGACTTTATCTAAAAAACAAGAGATCAAACAGCAAATAGAAGGCAAGGTTGTATATCAAAAAATAAGTCCTGGAGCTAAGTCCAAGAGTTTAGATAGAAAGGTGGAAGTACATTTGGATAATAAAGCGAAATCCAAGAGTTTGGATCGGAATTACGTGACACCGGCGTCAATGTTGCCAGAGAAcgaaaaacatttcaaacaagAAGTTGTCAAAGTGGACGTTCATCCAACTGTAGTTGAAGAACCAGAAATACTTCCAAAAGAACCCGAAGTTAAAGAAACTTCACCCTCTAATAGTTACAAAGACAAAACTGAGGATGATTCTTCAATGGAATGGATGACAAGTTCTCAACACACCATCATAGAAAATGATACACAAACTGTCATCATGGAACGTCGTAAAATGGATATTTACAACAAACAGAGACAGACTGAACTACAAGAAAGTAGGAGTAATCAAGACATTCATTCGTTAGTCTCTTCAGAACGAAAACCAGAAGTAACTCGTCTGACCAGTGAGGAAGAATCTCTGACTGAAGTCAGCGAATTGAAAGTATCTGACGAAAGTAACATGCTGGGACTGTCGTTGCCATATATTGACGCTGATAGTTCATCAGATCAGGAACAGAAAAGGCCTAAGGTGCCTCGTGGGATGAGCGATGATTCTGGCTCATGGATGACGGTGGACTATGAAGAAACAACCTTGGATACTGAGTTACCTCTTTCTGACGCAAGCAGTAAAACTCGAGCCAGGAGACCCTTAGATCCTCAAGGGACATTTGACGAGTCTTCCGCAAGCTTGATGGAGTTCCTGAAACAAGAATCCATGTCTCAAGCAATGTCGGATAGTGAAACCGAACGTGGTCCAAGAATACCGCGAGAACCTCCTAAGACTATAGATTTGTCTATGAGCAAGtggaaaaataagaataaaattattgtaacgCCACCACAAGAAAACAGTCCGACGATTGAGAACATACCGTTTATTGATTCTAGCACATCAAAGTCTAATAAATCTGAAGGCGAACATACTGGTAGTTCTGGTAGCGATAAGTCTCCTACTGAACAGAAACCAGATCAGAGGACGTTATTGACTGCTAAGTCGAGGCGCAGTGAACTGTTGAAGTTGAGCGCGGAAAGGTCTCGAAGTTCTGAATCTACTTCTTGGACTAGTATTGAGAAAGATGTGAGTCCATCTAGTCATATCAAGGGCAGTTCCATTGACGATGAATCTAGTGTAAGTTGCTCAATTGCTAGGCCTTTGGGTATTTCGCAGGACATCGAAAAGTTAAATAAGAAGGATCGTGAATGTTTGGAGGAATTGAAACAAGCGATGGAATATGGAGAGGAACACTTGCTATCTCAACATACGCTATCTAGCGATCATTCAAAATCAAATTCCAAATCGCCGTCACCTATACCCGAAATTACTCGGATTGAAAGTCCTAGGAGTCCATCTAAGTACGGTACAAGAAAATCTCCAACTCCGACCTTAGAAAAGCAGGGTCAAGTGGATTCTCAGAAAGCACCCACTGATTCGGATTCCAGCTCGGAAAGCATTGATAGAACTGTTGAGCAATTGTCACGGCCAAGCGCAAAGAAGAGCGGTCTTGAGAAAATTGGCAAAGCTGTTATAGAAGAATCGGAATCTAGTCAATCAGCTGCCTCAAAAGCTTCTGACGCAGCTAAAGAATTGCAAAAGACTGTTAAAAAGACTAAAATTGCTATTACTATATCTCAAGAGGACCAAAATACAACAATTGATTTTGATGACGATGGTAATGTCATAACATCGTCATTTGAAAGAggtgaaattatgaaaaagcgagcTCTTAAAGATCACGATCAAAAGAGTTCATCTAAATCGAGTGTTGACACTACGACCACAACTACACCGTCTAAAGGATCTCTAAGTGTTGATGACTCATCATCTCGAAGAAAGGGACGTCTTCTTGATGATCAGAAGAGTTCGTCTAAATCTAGTATGGATTCTCGAGGATCCTTAAGCGTTGAATCTCGAGGATCATTCGAAACAACAGAATCGACTTCTGGCTCTCTTGGCGAAGCTTATCGTCGTGGCGAAGAATTGAAACCGACATGGAGACCCTTCTTTGGTGCTTCAGGTAGCGAAAATAGTACAAGTATTGAAGAAGCTTGGATACCACAGGACCATGAAGGATATGAAAACTTGGGTAATAAAGAAGCCTTTGAATATAACAATCAAAGGATGTTAGATGACTTCCAAACGTTTTCGAAAAATCCCCCTTTGTCAGCTAACACATCCAAAGATTCAACAGATGCAGACTTTACCGACGATCTTAACGATTTCCCAGTTAACTTCTTGTACCCAGCTACGTCGTCCAGTAACACTTCGGATGTCGTCATAGGTTACGGCCAAACATTTGGTCGTACACTGTCACGTATATCAGAACGTAGCACTGCATCAGAAAAGACAAGTGCTGACGAAGATTCTACAAAGGCATGTTCTCGATCAGAAAGCATTAACGAGGAGTCTCTTAATTCCAGTGATCATCAAGCTAGTCTTAGCTCCGACCCGCCTAGTAACGCAAACGTTGCTTATATATCAGATACGGATAGACGCACTTCAGCTGAAATGCCTGACATACCCATAGATCAAACTAAAATTAGTGAGATGTACGAATCCAAACGAGATGTTGAAAAAGCTAGTAGGGCTTTTGACGCATTGGATTCAAAGAAATCGAATGGCAGTCCTGGTAAGCCTGGAGGTCTCACACCAAAAGCCCCGTCAAAGCAATCATCGGCCAGTGAGAGCCAGGAGTCAGATGATTGGCCACTACCGGAGTTGCCTCCTCAAGCAGCAAGTAGACCTGCATATTTAGACGAGATTGGTAGAAAAGAGTCTAGTGATTTTGATCAATGGCCTTCCCTTCCCTCCAGTTTATTAGAGACACCTATCGTGGAAAAAGTCCACATTTACTACATGAGTAATGAACCAGAACAGCCCACGAAAGTTACTCTACAATCGGAAAGTTCCAAAGATCATTTGGCTGGTTCCGATGATGATAGCGACACACTCAACAATGACGATGATTTGGAGAAAGATATACAAGAGTCCAAATCAGAGAAATCAGCTGAAGCAAGTGAAGAGAATTCTCCAAAAAATTCTAAAGTGATTCCTTACGATCAATCAGGTTACATGGTGGAGCCGTTGGAGAAAAATGATGAATATACTTGTCATAAAAGTGTAGTACCAAATTATGATAAATCCTGCTTGAGTGGAACCATTAGCAAGGCAACATGTCTGATGGGTGATGTAGGCTCGTGTTGTTCTCGTTCTGAACATAAATCGTTTAACATCAAAAGCAATTTGGATGAAAAAGTGATTATAAGTCAGCCACAGAAGTCACCTACTAACCATAGTCCGATATACGAGGATGATCACTTGTATGCTGATGATGTGTTCGGTGGTGACAGTAAGTCTCTTTCACCGGATTTCGATAAAGGTTTCTCTCAGCTGGGCACACAGAAATATTCTTTCGGCTCGAACAATTCTGATACGTCTATTGACGATCTCCTGTCACAGACTAATGCTGAAGATACTGTTCGAGCGGTAGCTAAATTAAGTACGGGAAGCGCTGGTACTTGTAAGAGATGCAGCCACAGTAGCCATTCGGAAGAAGAAACTAGTTCTTTTGGAACTGATTTGGACGGTACTGTCAAAATTGGATTGCCTCAAAAGAAATGCACTCATAGCTCACATTCTGAGGATACATCTATTTGCCTGAGTATTTCTGAATGGTCAACTGGTACAAATACAGTACGCCAGTATGCTAATCTGTCGGCTTCTGAAAGTATATCCGCTGTATCTGTGCCTAAGAGTGACAAGTCAGACAAGGCCTCGAAAGTGTATTCATCTTCTCACGGGAGTAAGAAAAGTGAACAGAAATTGAAACTGGGTTCTCAAGCAGAGATGAGCTCTAAAAGTAGCAGTCTAGACAAGAGCTCTGATAATATAAAGTATGACAAATTGTGTAGCTCAGATACCACTATTTCGAGGAAGGGTATGGACAGTAGTTCTGGCACAAAGAGCGATAGTACATTGACCCTAGCTCAGTCTATATCTGATTGGTCGGCTAGTACTAGTCACACGCTAGTTGCCACAGCTCGCGACGACCAAGCTGAAGCAGACAATACTAAATCCGATGACACAATAGTAAGAGATGCTGGTAATGCTGAGGACAGGCCTGAAACGGAAATAATTATAACCAAAGTAACTTCTCCAACAAAAGAAGTTGAGGAGGCAAAAGAACCGGTGCTCAGACTGACTGCTTCTTATATAGGCAAAACGGATAAGTCATCTTCTATCAGTTACAGCGATAAATCTGATAAATCCAGCTCCAGCTCTTTGAGTAGCTTACAGAAACATGCCAATGGAGTTCTGAGATTTGACCAAAGGCAAGGATTCACTGTTCAAGACGAAACTCACGAGCGCTATCCAAAAGCACCGCCGAAAAGTTTGAGCTACGAGGAACAGACACACAGATATTCAAAGCCAACAACGCGATGCCAAAGTGAAGATAGCGGCTTCAAACCTTACTTCGTTAGCGAACAACCTGAGCTGGATATAGACATGCCGTCACAATTATACAGCCAAGAAGAAAAACATAGTGAACGCTATCAAAGTCAAGAATTTTCTAACATAATGCGGGAAGAAGGAGGACCTAGCGGGAAATTCATACGATCCGACTACAAGCCTTTAGCTAAACACGCAAGTTACGATGATAAAACACTGTCCAAGAATCAGATAAAGGAGTATAAAACGTCGCAGCAGTATCGAAGCAAGCCTAAAAGCTGGTCGTTCCACGAGCATTATCTCGCTTCGTCCGATCTGCCCGTCATTGCAGTCCCTGAAATACCTTCCGTTCACAGGGAGCTTTCTGAAAAGAGATCTGCTGAAAGATCAGGCAAGACTCCTTTATCTAGATGCTCTCCTTATTACTCTAGTAGTTTGAGCTCAGAGTCTCCTCCAATACAACCATTAAAAGCGCCTGTTAAGAAATCATTACTTGTTCGTAATATTTCGCTGAAGAGTCCCCCGAGTGGCAATGATACCGATAGCTCATTAGATGTTATTCGAGATCCTCGAGAGCGCATGAAAACTTTCAGGCGAAAGAAGCAGGTCACTAGCGCACGTAAACGACAAGAGCGCATACAAGATGTGCTCGAAGAAGATTCCACCAAGAGCCAGTACTCTTCGGAAAGTGATATGCTCGGTGGAAAATATCTGGCAGTAGAGGAATCTCTACGTCGAATGGAAAGCTCAGAATGCTCGGATAGCTATGTCCCTGAAGTAGAATCAGGTTCATCAGAAATGTCCAAAGGTGATTCTAAAAATTACGATATTCAGGAAGCTAGTTATTCCGAGGACGAGGGCCAAGATGAATACGCCAAATACAAGAGTGCCAACTATGAAGCACAACAATTTCCGATCAATATAGCTCCGATGCAGTTCCAAGGATTCGGATCTTCTGCTGATGAGGATGAAATGGGTTTTCCGCGGTTTGATCGCCTGGGTCGCTTGCGTCATCCTTACCTTGACTCCCAGGAGCCTCCCTACGTTTCAGAGGATAGTCCTCCGAGAGTTTCTTATTCGAATAAGAGTAGTCGGCAATCTTCTCTCAAGAAGTCAAAGTCGACTACTGTTTACCGTCAGGCCGACGACCCAAACCTAGGCGAATCTTCTGGTCAGCACCAGCAAATGGTATTCTATGATGAACAGAGTGACAGAGATGATTCTGACGATTATGCTTACCCAATTGATACTATTAAGAGGGCCCCAAAAATGCCCAAGTCTGGTAGCTATATGTTTGAGCGCGGAGAGTCGGTAGCTTACTCCGATACGGAGCTGCCGCATGATAAGGATGAGTACGAGGAGTACAGAGGCAGTCCCTACCCCGAGCAGTACGAGGAAGTGGTGATGTTCCAGACGCAGGAATGTTACCCGCAATACGAGCACGAGCTCGATGAGAGCAGGGATGGGAATCAGGAGCATTACGCGAGGGATCTGGACCAACGTTTCAGTCTGAATAATGTAGAGAGGTTTTATTCTAGTCACTACGTCGACTCACAAGCTTCTAGCGATAGTCCTGAGCAAAAGTTTGACGTGTCCACTCTGCCCCCGCCTCTTTGCTCTGACGACGAAAACGATTAA